Proteins encoded in a region of the Tubulanus polymorphus chromosome 10, tnTubPoly1.2, whole genome shotgun sequence genome:
- the LOC141912247 gene encoding uncharacterized protein LOC141912247, whose amino-acid sequence MSYQFRDELLTIGLNAWHRRYTTSVMGELVNSSTEVYCPPIRASYKFVHFMYVCGIGMICLFGIVGNLLNLIVFSLDKHDLLSIKILRVLACCDMAFLIVCFVYFFVRHMLFRLQFGDLIFRYDDLKIGAQIAYHSVVFYYIMQQTRNWITAFISVIRFLNIKFPFWSRRVLTWRFSKYNIVFMFMISVGCNVPRYVLRNIEYEVLRDCAFNEVTPVLVKVAPVVFTHYDVTIYFGFLVGFPMLILYATNLGLLGSVYSARSRRSEFLASSPPHKVSRSERQADKMVTAILLIFTICETPACVDRVADIAGFKFKSDDFKQYTRKTGLLLVVLDSALNFLVYLSMNSKFRLNLKTLFQHFTNRQK is encoded by the coding sequence ATGTCATATCAGTTTCGCGATGAGCTTCTGACTATTGGGTTGAATGCGTGGCACCGTCGCTACACAACGAGCGTGATGGGTGAACTGGTTAACTCATCGACAGAAGTGTACTGTCCACCGATAAGAGCTAGTTATAAATTCGTTCACTTCATGTACGTCTGCGGAATAGGAATGATTTGCTTATTCGGCATCGTCGGCAATCTTCTTAATTTGATCGTGTTCAGTCTTGATAAACATGATTTGCTGTCGATCAAGATCCTGAGAGTTCTGGCGTGTTGCGATATGGCGTTTCTAATCGTGTGTTTCGTGTACTTTTTTGTCAGGCATATGCTGTTTCGGCTCCAATTCGGGGATTTGATATTTAGGTATGATGACTTAAAGATCGGCGCACAAATAGCATATCACTCTGTcgtattttattacatcatgcAACAAACCAGAAACTGGATAACCGCTTTCATTTCCGTGATACGTTTTCTGAATATTAAATTCCCGTTCTGGTCCAGACGAGTTTTGACGTGGCGATTTAGCAAATACAATATCGTTTTCATGTTTATGATTTCTGTCGGATGTAACGTCCCACGTTATGTGCTCAGGAATATCGAATACGAGGTTCTCCGCGATTGCGCATTCAATGAAGTAACACCGGTGTTAGTAAAGGTCGCTCCAGTTGTATTCACGCATTACGATGTGACGATCTATTTCGGATTCTTAGTCGGGTTTCCGATGCTTATTCTCTACGCTACTAATCTCGGTTTGCTCGGCTCAGTTTATTCCGCTCGTTCGCGGCGTTCGGAGTTTCTAGCAAGCTCTCCGCCGCATAAAGTCAGCCGCAGCGAACGACAAGCCGATAAAATGGTGACGGcaattttactgatttttaCTATTTGTGAAACGCCCGCTTGCGTCGACCGAGTTGCAGATATAGCAggttttaaattcaaatcggaCGATTTCAAACAATACACGCGAAAAACTGGACTCCTTTTGGTTGTTCTCGATTCGGCCTTGAATTTCCTCGTTTATTTATCGATGAATTCTAAATTcagactcaatctgaaaacgCTTTTTCAACACTTTACAAACAGGCAGAAATAG